In a genomic window of Methanosarcina horonobensis HB-1 = JCM 15518:
- a CDS encoding DUF5320 domain-containing protein: MPGGDGTGPAGQGPGISRKNEDKERCRSRNANASGGPGGSCICLQCGFETPHQPGVPCIQVKCERCGSPMNRK; the protein is encoded by the coding sequence ATGCCAGGAGGAGACGGTACCGGTCCTGCAGGTCAGGGCCCAGGGATAAGCAGGAAAAACGAAGACAAAGAACGATGCAGGAGCAGGAACGCAAACGCTTCCGGTGGTCCAGGTGGATCCTGCATCTGTTTGCAGTGCGGGTTTGAAACTCCACACCAACCAGGAGTTCCATGCATCCAGGTAAAGTGTGAGCGTTGCGGAAGCCCGATGAACAGGAAATGA
- a CDS encoding prenyltransferase/squalene oxidase repeat-containing protein, whose translation MQSEKHPKMSSNLEFNIVKKGFDWLSIQKIESVKELASTVSAHAIWGLPNPYITQLIRKKEGDSWNSSIRDTARACSALSAEGIILRAPEKWLLSRKKEGSWNEDVYDTAYSLGTLADMEVSDREGCNWLYENYGPAWEQVGTTSLIISALKKQDNLTESRDFEEFIRQRVEWILSKRRKDGGWEHISTSNLVIQALIITGFKKEVEVSVKWLLGKAHESGAWGNKEDDVNATALTLSTLGIYERS comes from the coding sequence ATGCAGTCTGAAAAGCACCCAAAAATGTCAAGCAATCTGGAATTCAATATCGTAAAAAAAGGCTTCGATTGGCTTTCCATCCAGAAAATTGAGTCCGTAAAAGAACTTGCAAGTACAGTATCGGCTCATGCTATATGGGGACTCCCGAATCCATATATTACTCAATTGATCCGTAAAAAAGAAGGCGATTCATGGAACTCTTCAATAAGGGACACGGCAAGAGCCTGTTCAGCCCTTTCGGCTGAAGGGATCATACTCAGGGCACCGGAAAAGTGGCTGCTTTCCAGGAAAAAAGAAGGCTCATGGAACGAAGATGTTTACGATACTGCCTATAGTCTTGGAACTCTTGCAGATATGGAAGTTTCTGACAGGGAAGGGTGTAATTGGCTATACGAAAATTATGGTCCCGCTTGGGAACAGGTCGGCACCACTTCCCTCATAATCTCAGCCCTGAAAAAACAGGACAATCTGACAGAAAGCAGGGATTTTGAAGAATTTATCCGTCAAAGGGTTGAATGGATCCTTTCAAAAAGAAGAAAGGATGGAGGCTGGGAGCATATTTCCACAAGCAACCTGGTAATCCAGGCTCTCATCATTACAGGTTTCAAAAAGGAAGTTGAAGTTTCTGTTAAATGGTTGCTCGGAAAAGCCCATGAAAGCGGGGCCTGGGGAAACAAAGAAGACGATGTAAACGCAACTGCTCTAACTCTGAGCACACTAGGGATATATGAACGGTCCTGA
- the pylS gene encoding pyrrolysine--tRNA(Pyl) ligase, which translates to MDKKPLDTLISATGLWMSRTGTIHKIKHHEVSRSKIYIEMACGDRLVVNNSRSSRTARALRHHKYKKTCKRCRVSDEDINNFLTKANEAQTSVKVKVVSAPTRTKKAMPKSVARALKPLENTAPAQTLSPESQVAPALSKGMASPETSASPVQASTPPLTKSQIDRLEGLLSPKDEISLDCGKPFRELESELLSRRKKDMQQIYAKERENYLGKLEREITKFFVDRGFLEIKSPILIPVEYIERMGIDSDKELSKQIFRVDKNFCLRPMLAPNLYNYLRKLDRALPDPIKIFEIGPCYRKESDGKEHLEEFTMLNFCQMGSGCTRENLESIITDFLNHLGIDFEIVGDSCMVYGDTLDVMHGDLELSSAVVGPIPLDREWGIDKPWIGAGFGLERLLKVMHDFKNIKRAARSESYYNGISTNL; encoded by the coding sequence ATGGATAAAAAACCACTAGACACTCTGATATCTGCAACCGGGCTCTGGATGTCCAGGACCGGAACAATTCATAAAATCAAGCACCACGAAGTCTCTCGAAGCAAGATATATATTGAAATGGCATGCGGAGATAGGCTTGTTGTAAACAACTCCAGGAGCAGCAGGACCGCAAGAGCGCTCAGGCACCACAAATACAAAAAGACCTGTAAACGCTGCAGGGTTTCGGACGAGGATATCAATAATTTCCTCACAAAGGCAAACGAAGCTCAGACGAGCGTAAAAGTCAAAGTAGTATCTGCTCCCACCAGAACTAAAAAAGCCATGCCAAAATCCGTTGCAAGAGCCCTAAAGCCTCTTGAAAATACAGCACCGGCACAGACTCTATCTCCAGAGTCTCAGGTTGCACCTGCATTATCAAAGGGAATGGCAAGCCCTGAGACCTCTGCATCCCCTGTTCAGGCGAGCACTCCTCCACTTACAAAGAGTCAGATTGACAGGCTTGAAGGACTGTTAAGTCCGAAGGATGAAATTTCCCTTGATTGCGGAAAGCCTTTCAGGGAACTGGAGTCCGAATTGCTCTCCCGGAGAAAAAAAGACATGCAGCAAATCTATGCAAAAGAACGGGAGAACTACCTGGGAAAACTCGAACGCGAAATTACAAAATTTTTTGTGGACAGGGGCTTTCTGGAAATCAAGTCCCCGATTCTGATTCCTGTGGAGTACATCGAAAGGATGGGCATTGACAGCGACAAAGAGCTTTCAAAGCAGATCTTCAGGGTAGATAAGAACTTCTGCTTAAGGCCCATGCTTGCCCCGAATCTTTACAACTACCTGCGCAAGCTCGATAGAGCTCTGCCTGACCCGATAAAGATCTTCGAGATCGGTCCCTGCTACAGGAAGGAATCCGACGGCAAAGAGCACCTGGAAGAATTTACCATGCTGAACTTCTGCCAGATGGGATCGGGCTGCACGCGGGAAAACCTTGAGAGTATAATCACGGACTTCCTGAACCACCTGGGAATTGACTTTGAGATCGTGGGTGATTCCTGTATGGTCTATGGGGATACCCTTGATGTCATGCACGGCGACCTTGAACTATCCTCTGCAGTTGTGGGTCCCATACCCCTTGACAGAGAATGGGGAATTGATAAGCCCTGGATAGGGGCAGGTTTCGGGCTTGAACGCCTGCTGAAGGTTATGCACGACTTCAAGAATATCAAGCGAGCCGCAAGATCCGAATCCTATTATAACGGGATTTCCACCAACCTGTGA
- the pylB gene encoding methylornithine synthase PylB, whose protein sequence is MIQKMATEELDKLGEKIIEGFELSDDDLRSLLSLESEEELEKLYYVARRVRDHYFGNKVFLNCFIYFSTHCKNQCAFCYYNCKNEINRYRLTGEEVKEMCKALKGAGFHMIDLTMGEDPYYYDDPDRFVELIRIVKEELGLPIMISPGVIDNNTLLKAREEGANFFALYQETYDRELYEKLRVGQSFEGRFNARRFAKEQGYCVEDGILTGVGNNIESTIISLRGMKSNNPDMVRVMTFLPQKGTPLEDFRDSSKLSELKIIAIIRLMFPKCLIPASLDLEGIDGMVHRLNAGANIVTSILPSDSRLEGVANYDRGMEERDRDITSVVKRLKVMGMEPASQTEFEKILGC, encoded by the coding sequence TTGATCCAAAAAATGGCAACCGAGGAACTTGATAAGCTCGGAGAGAAAATCATTGAAGGCTTCGAATTGTCTGACGATGACCTCAGGTCTCTTCTCTCCCTTGAATCCGAAGAAGAACTGGAAAAGCTTTACTACGTAGCTCGAAGGGTCAGAGACCACTATTTCGGCAACAAAGTATTTCTGAACTGCTTCATCTATTTTTCAACTCATTGTAAAAATCAGTGCGCGTTTTGTTACTACAACTGTAAAAATGAGATCAATCGCTATCGTCTGACCGGGGAAGAGGTCAAAGAGATGTGCAAAGCCCTGAAAGGAGCAGGCTTTCATATGATCGACCTGACAATGGGGGAGGATCCTTATTACTATGATGATCCGGACCGCTTTGTTGAGCTTATCCGGATAGTAAAGGAAGAACTCGGGCTTCCAATAATGATTTCTCCGGGAGTGATAGATAACAACACCCTTCTTAAAGCCAGGGAAGAAGGGGCAAATTTCTTCGCCCTTTACCAGGAGACCTATGACCGCGAACTTTACGAAAAACTCAGGGTAGGACAATCCTTCGAAGGACGGTTTAACGCCCGCAGGTTTGCAAAAGAACAGGGGTACTGCGTGGAAGACGGAATTCTTACCGGCGTAGGAAACAATATCGAATCAACCATTATTTCTCTCAGGGGAATGAAATCAAACAACCCCGATATGGTAAGAGTTATGACCTTCCTGCCCCAGAAAGGTACTCCACTTGAGGATTTCAGGGATAGTTCAAAGCTTTCGGAACTGAAGATTATAGCAATTATCAGGCTCATGTTCCCTAAATGCCTTATCCCGGCTTCCCTTGACCTTGAAGGTATTGACGGTATGGTGCACCGCTTAAACGCCGGAGCAAATATCGTAACCTCTATTCTCCCTTCCGATTCCCGGTTAGAAGGAGTTGCCAATTACGACCGCGGCATGGAAGAGCGGGACAGGGATATTACAAGCGTTGTCAAAAGGCTGAAGGTCATGGGAATGGAACCTGCATCACAGACTGAATTTGAGAAAATCCTGGGGTGCTAG
- the pylC gene encoding 3-methylornithine--L-lysine ligase PylC: MRKSWGASLKTICLIGGKLQGFEAAYLSKKAGMKVLVIDRNPQALIRNYADEFRCFDVIKEPEKLLEISKSVDAVLPVNENLECIEFLSTIKEKFSCPILFDFEAYWISRDKRKSKEYFASIGIPTPQDKPSEPPYFVKPPCESSSVGARIIYDREELEKLEPGMLIEEYVEGEVVSLEVIGDGNHFAVVKETLVHIDETYDCHMVTPLPFDPSFREISYSLASNLPLKGIMDVEAISGTKGLKVIEIDARFPSQTPTAVYYSSGVNLIELLFRAFTEGIEEIKTLPEDRYCIYEHLMLAENGNLIPVGEQVLSMGNDYGSYYEEPGIEIFLCKGEDPVFTLVFWGKDREEAEAKKSKGLSILKERFGAAV, encoded by the coding sequence TTGAGAAAATCCTGGGGTGCTAGCCTGAAAACGATATGTCTTATAGGTGGGAAACTCCAGGGCTTCGAGGCTGCATATCTCTCTAAAAAAGCCGGAATGAAAGTGCTTGTAATAGACAGAAACCCGCAGGCTCTTATCAGAAACTATGCCGATGAGTTCCGATGTTTTGATGTAATAAAAGAGCCGGAAAAACTCCTCGAGATCTCAAAAAGTGTTGATGCCGTACTGCCGGTAAACGAAAACCTTGAGTGCATCGAGTTTTTGAGTACCATAAAAGAAAAATTCTCCTGCCCGATACTCTTCGATTTCGAAGCTTACTGGATTAGCAGGGACAAGAGAAAATCAAAAGAATACTTTGCGTCCATAGGAATCCCGACCCCCCAGGACAAACCATCCGAACCGCCTTATTTTGTAAAACCTCCCTGCGAAAGCAGTAGTGTGGGAGCAAGAATCATATACGACAGGGAAGAGCTGGAAAAACTTGAGCCTGGAATGCTGATCGAAGAATATGTGGAAGGGGAAGTGGTCTCCCTTGAAGTCATAGGAGATGGAAACCATTTTGCTGTGGTAAAGGAAACCCTTGTACATATCGACGAAACTTATGACTGCCATATGGTAACCCCGCTTCCTTTTGATCCTTCCTTCAGAGAGATATCTTATTCCCTTGCATCTAACCTGCCCTTAAAAGGAATAATGGACGTAGAAGCAATTTCCGGTACCAAGGGGCTGAAGGTTATCGAAATCGACGCCCGCTTCCCGAGCCAGACCCCGACTGCAGTCTATTATTCTTCCGGGGTTAATCTCATAGAACTTCTGTTCCGCGCCTTTACAGAAGGTATCGAGGAGATCAAAACTCTTCCAGAAGACAGGTACTGCATTTACGAACATCTCATGCTTGCAGAAAATGGAAACCTGATCCCTGTAGGCGAGCAGGTACTTTCAATGGGAAATGATTACGGCAGTTATTATGAAGAGCCCGGCATCGAGATTTTCCTGTGTAAAGGAGAAGACCCTGTATTCACCCTGGTTTTCTGGGGCAAAGACAGGGAAGAAGCCGAGGCTAAAAAGAGTAAAGGGCTCTCAATTCTAAAAGAACGCTTTGGAGCTGCTGTCTAA
- the pylD gene encoding 3-methylornithyl-N6-L-lysine dehydrogenase PylD, whose translation MALLTPEDLENINKQLQEADSSVRKVTGLDIKGICKDFYGTTPCCEKVGIVPVTSGNGIIGSFSASLHAITGYFGFDSFVTDMPDVSGYYEAVRNGAQIILMADDNTFLAHNLKNGKIANNQPCTGIIYAEIASRHLKADSKDVLAVGLGKVGFPGAAHFVHKGFRVYGYDADKALLEKTVSSLGIIPFDPDNHSDNFRKFSIIFEATPCANTIPESVISENCVISTPGIPCAISKELQKKYGVELIMEPLGIGTASMLYSVL comes from the coding sequence ATGGCACTTTTAACCCCAGAAGATCTTGAAAACATTAACAAGCAGCTTCAAGAGGCTGATTCCTCCGTCAGGAAAGTTACAGGGCTCGATATAAAAGGAATCTGTAAAGACTTCTACGGCACAACCCCATGCTGTGAGAAAGTAGGTATCGTACCTGTGACTTCGGGAAACGGGATTATAGGTAGCTTCTCGGCTTCCCTGCATGCAATTACCGGGTATTTCGGGTTTGACAGTTTCGTTACGGATATGCCTGATGTTAGCGGGTACTACGAGGCAGTGAGAAATGGAGCCCAAATAATCCTTATGGCAGATGACAATACTTTCCTTGCCCACAACCTGAAAAACGGAAAAATAGCAAACAACCAGCCCTGCACAGGAATAATCTATGCTGAAATAGCTTCCAGACACCTGAAAGCGGACTCAAAAGATGTTCTTGCCGTTGGCCTTGGTAAAGTAGGCTTTCCGGGAGCGGCACACTTCGTACATAAAGGATTCAGAGTTTATGGATACGATGCGGATAAAGCCCTTCTCGAAAAGACTGTTTCCAGTCTTGGAATCATTCCTTTTGATCCTGACAACCACAGTGACAATTTCAGAAAATTCTCCATTATTTTCGAGGCGACTCCCTGTGCGAATACAATTCCAGAATCTGTGATTTCGGAAAATTGTGTGATCTCTACACCGGGAATCCCCTGTGCAATTTCAAAGGAGTTGCAAAAGAAATATGGGGTCGAACTGATAATGGAACCCCTTGGCATAGGGACGGCATCCATGCTGTATTCCGTACTCTGA
- a CDS encoding inorganic diphosphatase yields MTERQVECVLIEIPQGSRNKYEYDKEKKAIKFDRMLFSSIVYPCDYGFFPDTLALDGDPLDAMVLMWEPTFPGCVIDVHPVALLDMEDDKGRDEKILCVPKRDPLWNFIETIEQVPPHLLKEITHFFETYKNLERKNVVVHGWRDLEVAIRVIQEAKDRYIEQDELSDQ; encoded by the coding sequence ATGACTGAAAGACAAGTTGAATGTGTACTTATTGAAATTCCTCAAGGAAGTCGGAATAAGTATGAGTACGATAAGGAAAAGAAAGCCATTAAATTCGACAGAATGCTTTTTTCTTCAATTGTATACCCCTGTGATTACGGTTTTTTCCCGGATACCCTCGCGCTTGACGGTGACCCTTTAGATGCTATGGTATTGATGTGGGAGCCTACGTTTCCGGGATGTGTAATAGATGTACATCCAGTTGCATTACTTGATATGGAAGATGATAAAGGAAGAGATGAAAAAATACTCTGTGTCCCAAAAAGGGATCCGCTATGGAATTTTATTGAGACAATCGAACAGGTTCCTCCTCATTTATTAAAGGAAATTACACACTTCTTTGAAACTTATAAAAATTTAGAACGCAAAAACGTGGTGGTTCACGGCTGGAGAGATCTCGAAGTAGCAATCAGGGTAATCCAGGAAGCTAAGGATAGATATATTGAACAAGACGAACTATCTGATCAGTGA
- a CDS encoding methylamine methyltransferase corrinoid protein reductive activase, translating to MYGIALDLGTSGFRAQLIDLETNETLKTVITMGHPLPGGNVMDHLDFAITTGEDVAHGVIIETIRRMFLKFDADLSKVERLAVCGNPIQLSLFQNIEIRDLAYAGENKQKMLGVQNVKRDARVFPASELFGDYLPNCEIIVPPAIKHEIGADALAMMLETDFLVQTEPALVTDYGTNAEMALKVGDRIITASAAAGPAIEGQGISSGMLASPGAICDVKSAGEYWRIMVLDREMEKQDAYFINPVTGEMKEVNGCEAAGITGTGVISAFALALRSGLIEKPPKLPNGKLILGPGIEITETDVEEAGKAIGAIRAAHLTLIVESGIKYEQLEYAYMSGASGAYVDAEDARRLGAAPGYAKKVVQFGNTSLALARELVLNRSRLNDVIEVAKKITADHLMMATSETFNNFYLCELSYWTQGMPLEMYDQMLDLYGLPRLPKTLEHADIEKRVSKDIEKVGPGGLAILKEIGIILEVPVEKCIYCQKCVEECPEDALEIIETDDGRRVAKYDSQKCLGTSCRRCVSVCPEDAIDVTKLKIKAK from the coding sequence ATGTACGGAATTGCACTTGACCTGGGTACCAGCGGTTTTAGAGCCCAGCTTATCGACCTTGAAACAAACGAAACCTTAAAAACAGTAATAACCATGGGCCACCCCCTGCCAGGAGGAAATGTTATGGACCACCTGGACTTTGCAATAACGACAGGAGAGGATGTGGCTCACGGCGTAATTATCGAGACCATCAGGAGGATGTTCCTTAAATTCGATGCAGACCTTTCGAAAGTAGAAAGGCTTGCAGTCTGCGGAAACCCTATCCAGCTTTCTCTTTTCCAGAATATCGAAATAAGGGACCTCGCATATGCCGGGGAAAACAAGCAGAAAATGCTCGGGGTCCAGAACGTAAAAAGAGATGCTCGTGTATTTCCAGCCTCAGAGCTTTTCGGGGACTACCTTCCTAACTGTGAAATAATCGTACCTCCGGCAATCAAACACGAGATCGGGGCTGATGCCCTTGCCATGATGCTCGAAACCGATTTCCTTGTCCAGACAGAACCTGCTCTTGTGACCGATTACGGGACAAATGCAGAAATGGCTCTCAAAGTCGGTGACCGGATAATAACGGCAAGTGCTGCTGCAGGTCCTGCTATCGAAGGGCAGGGCATAAGTTCGGGTATGCTTGCAAGCCCAGGGGCAATCTGTGATGTAAAGTCTGCGGGCGAATACTGGAGAATTATGGTGCTCGATAGGGAGATGGAAAAGCAGGACGCTTACTTTATTAACCCTGTAACCGGCGAAATGAAAGAAGTAAACGGGTGTGAGGCTGCAGGCATTACAGGGACAGGAGTAATTTCGGCTTTTGCCCTTGCTCTGAGAAGTGGGTTGATTGAAAAGCCTCCAAAACTCCCAAATGGAAAACTGATTCTGGGCCCCGGAATTGAAATTACTGAGACAGATGTCGAAGAAGCAGGAAAAGCGATAGGTGCGATTCGTGCTGCTCACCTGACTCTCATAGTGGAATCCGGGATTAAATACGAACAACTTGAATACGCATACATGTCGGGAGCCTCAGGAGCTTATGTGGACGCTGAAGACGCCCGCAGGCTCGGCGCCGCTCCGGGTTATGCAAAAAAAGTAGTTCAGTTCGGAAACACCTCCCTTGCCCTTGCACGGGAACTTGTACTGAACAGATCCAGGCTGAATGATGTAATCGAGGTTGCAAAAAAGATTACTGCCGACCACCTGATGATGGCAACCAGTGAGACTTTTAACAACTTCTACCTCTGCGAACTTTCCTACTGGACCCAGGGTATGCCGCTCGAAATGTATGACCAGATGCTTGACCTCTATGGTCTGCCCAGACTTCCGAAAACTCTCGAACACGCTGACATAGAAAAACGGGTCAGCAAGGACATAGAGAAAGTAGGACCCGGAGGGCTTGCCATCCTGAAAGAAATAGGCATAATCCTTGAAGTCCCTGTGGAGAAATGCATCTACTGCCAGAAGTGTGTAGAAGAATGTCCTGAAGATGCTCTCGAAATTATCGAAACTGATGATGGTAGAAGGGTCGCAAAATACGACAGCCAGAAATGCCTGGGTACAAGCTGCCGCCGGTGTGTTAGCGTCTGCCCTGAAGATGCAATTGATGTTACAAAACTCAAAATCAAAGCAAAATAA
- a CDS encoding class I SAM-dependent methyltransferase has translation MRQYPRWYYDEFKQSGIDYTNIDEVKTYDLRMQNLRDIKNESERIRELIKIKRSDVVLEIGTGTGELALNISAHCKQVIAIDVSKMMINFARSKAESQNKTNIQFYNAGFLTYENHDELFDVIVTQLALHHLPDYWKMIALRRIYGMLKEEGKFYLHDVVFPSSIQNYDSYFAKIITDLKKSTGDKIAEETEIHIKEEFSTLDWVMEGLLTGVGFYIEYIKYDGFMASYICKK, from the coding sequence ATGCGCCAATATCCAAGATGGTATTATGATGAATTCAAACAATCTGGAATCGATTATACAAATATCGACGAAGTAAAAACTTATGATTTACGTATGCAGAACTTGAGAGATATTAAAAATGAATCTGAACGCATCCGAGAACTCATAAAAATAAAGAGAAGTGATGTAGTTCTTGAAATTGGGACAGGAACAGGAGAACTGGCCCTTAATATCTCGGCGCACTGTAAACAGGTTATAGCTATCGATGTTTCGAAAATGATGATAAACTTTGCAAGAAGTAAGGCTGAAAGTCAGAATAAAACAAATATACAATTTTATAATGCTGGGTTTCTAACATATGAAAATCACGATGAGTTGTTTGATGTAATTGTCACTCAGCTAGCTTTACACCACCTTCCTGACTATTGGAAAATGATAGCTTTGAGGAGAATTTACGGAATGTTAAAGGAAGAAGGAAAATTCTATTTACACGATGTCGTATTTCCTTCTTCTATTCAGAATTATGATAGCTATTTCGCTAAAATTATAACTGATCTGAAAAAATCTACTGGAGATAAAATTGCTGAAGAAACGGAAATCCACATAAAAGAAGAATTTTCAACACTGGATTGGGTTATGGAGGGCCTGCTCACAGGTGTGGGTTTTTATATCGAATATATTAAATATGACGGATTTATGGCAAGTTACATTTGTAAGAAATAA
- a CDS encoding NAD(P)H-dependent oxidoreductase, giving the protein MYIHFLKDLKESGHTFEIGDLYSINFKCKLDPEQYIREMSREALPPVPDDVKAEQEKIHRSDAMVFIYPVWNGKQRIL; this is encoded by the coding sequence ATTTACATTCATTTTTTAAAAGATTTGAAAGAATCAGGTCATACCTTTGAAATCGGGGACCTTTACTCTATTAACTTTAAGTGTAAGTTAGATCCTGAGCAGTATATTCGTGAAATGAGCAGGGAAGCATTGCCTCCGGTTCCAGATGATGTAAAAGCGGAACAGGAAAAGATACATAGATCGGATGCAATGGTTTTTATTTATCCTGTGTGGAATGGTAAACAAAGGATTCTGTGA